A part of Acidimicrobiales bacterium genomic DNA contains:
- a CDS encoding formate dehydrogenase accessory sulfurtransferase FdhD yields the protein MGRGRSETVLVVELRGEGAPPRRGADEVAVEEPLEIRLDDHLVGTTLRTPGHDFELAVGFLHGEGLLAGAPVRDVRYCATGSAVDTGFNVVTVGTGGDAAAPTPRLTPMTASCGLCGSTTLADLQGRLAPLEGLAALALDVLAGVPERVRAEQPLFERTGGVHAAAAVDARGEPVVVREDVGRHNAVDKVVGRLLLDGRLPASSLALFVSGRAGFELVQKAWAAGFAAMVAVGAPSALAVRAARAAGLPLAGFAREGRLNVYAPSPA from the coding sequence GTGGGTCGGGGGCGCTCGGAGACGGTGCTCGTGGTGGAGCTGCGGGGCGAGGGCGCGCCGCCGCGCCGGGGCGCCGACGAGGTGGCGGTCGAGGAGCCCCTCGAGATCCGCCTCGACGACCACCTGGTCGGCACCACCCTGCGCACCCCCGGCCACGACTTCGAGCTGGCCGTGGGGTTCCTCCACGGCGAAGGCCTGCTGGCCGGGGCGCCCGTCCGGGACGTCCGGTACTGCGCGACCGGTTCGGCGGTCGACACCGGCTTCAACGTGGTCACCGTGGGGACCGGCGGCGATGCGGCCGCCCCCACGCCCCGTCTGACGCCGATGACGGCCTCGTGCGGGCTGTGCGGCTCGACCACGCTGGCCGACCTGCAGGGCCGGCTCGCGCCGCTGGAGGGGCTGGCGGCCCTCGCGCTCGACGTGCTGGCCGGCGTGCCGGAGCGGGTGCGGGCCGAGCAGCCGCTCTTCGAGCGGACCGGCGGGGTCCACGCGGCCGCCGCCGTGGACGCGCGGGGCGAGCCGGTCGTCGTCCGCGAGGACGTCGGGCGCCACAACGCCGTCGACAAGGTGGTGGGCCGCCTCCTGCTCGACGGCCGGCTGCCGGCGTCGTCGCTGGCCCTGTTCGTCTCCGGCCGGGCCGGCTTCGAGCTGGTGCAGAAGGCGTGGGCGGCCGGCTTCGCGGCCATGGTGGCCGTGGGGGCGCCCTCGGCCCTCGCGGTGCGGGCGGCCCGGGCCGCCGGGCTCCCGCTCGCCGGCTTCGCCCGCGAGGGCCGCCTCAACGTGTACGCCCCGTCGCCCGCCTGA
- a CDS encoding molybdopterin-dependent oxidoreductase has translation MARAAWDNRAHPRYAWKVLSQGVCDGCALGVAGFHDWTIEGVHLCTTRLALLELNTADAFDPALLSDVGPLRGRRSDELRRLGRLGHPMRRRRGERGFRRIGWDEALHGAAEAIRQAGGDRTAIYLTSRGLTNETYYVAGKAARAMGVASIDSAARVCHAPSTVGLKQTIGVAASTCSLADVIESDLVVLWGTNVANNQPVFMKYLYLAKQRGCRVAVVNPYLEPGLERYWVPSNLESALFGTRICDLHVPVRPGGDAAFADAVLQRLLARGLVDRRFVDAHTEGWDELAAHLASQPTQPLLDAAGLTAGQVESFVDLYGSAGSAVLVWSMGVTQHRGAVDAVKAIVNVALARGNVGRDGAGLVPVRGHSGVQGGAEMGAYATALPGGIEVTPEHAAALGAQWGFEVPGRPGLTAPEMVEAAERGALGVLYLDGGNFLEVLPDPPRVAAALEGVPLRVHQDIVLSSQMLLDGDDVILLPAATRYEQEGGGTETTTERRVAFSPEIPRRVGEARSEWRIFANLAGRVRPDLAGRFAWPDNRALRAEIARVVPVYAGIERLERTGDAVQWGGRHLCAGGAFPTPSGRGRFSAVAAGPAELPIGAFLVSTRRGRQFNSMVFTEVDPLTGAGRDAVYMDPDDAAHLELEQGDRVLLRSDVGELAGRIHLARLPRRTLQVHWPEGNVLIAAGPAAREPSSQVPDYNAVVTVERG, from the coding sequence ATGGCCCGCGCCGCGTGGGACAACCGCGCCCACCCCCGCTACGCCTGGAAGGTGCTCTCGCAGGGCGTGTGCGACGGGTGCGCGCTGGGTGTGGCCGGCTTCCACGACTGGACCATCGAGGGGGTGCACCTGTGCACCACCCGGCTCGCGCTGCTCGAACTGAACACCGCCGACGCCTTCGACCCGGCGCTGCTGAGCGACGTCGGCCCGTTGCGGGGGCGCCGCTCCGACGAGCTGCGGCGCCTGGGCCGTCTCGGCCACCCGATGCGTCGCCGCCGGGGCGAGCGGGGCTTCCGGCGCATCGGGTGGGACGAGGCCCTCCACGGCGCGGCCGAGGCCATCCGGCAGGCGGGAGGCGATCGCACGGCGATCTACCTGACGAGCCGGGGGCTCACCAACGAGACGTACTACGTGGCCGGCAAGGCGGCCCGGGCGATGGGCGTGGCCTCGATCGACTCGGCGGCCCGGGTGTGCCACGCCCCGTCCACGGTCGGCCTGAAGCAGACCATCGGGGTGGCGGCCAGCACGTGCTCGCTCGCCGACGTGATCGAGAGCGACCTGGTGGTGCTCTGGGGCACCAACGTGGCCAACAACCAGCCGGTGTTCATGAAGTACCTCTACCTGGCCAAGCAGCGGGGGTGCCGGGTGGCGGTGGTGAACCCCTACCTGGAGCCCGGCCTCGAGCGCTACTGGGTGCCGTCGAACCTGGAGTCGGCGCTGTTCGGCACCAGGATCTGCGATCTGCACGTGCCGGTGCGCCCCGGCGGCGACGCCGCCTTCGCCGACGCCGTGCTGCAGCGGCTCCTCGCCCGCGGGCTCGTCGACCGTCGCTTCGTCGACGCCCACACCGAGGGGTGGGACGAGCTCGCCGCCCACCTGGCCTCCCAGCCCACGCAGCCGCTGCTCGACGCCGCGGGCCTGACGGCCGGCCAGGTGGAGTCCTTCGTCGACCTCTACGGCTCGGCCGGGTCGGCGGTGCTCGTCTGGTCGATGGGGGTCACCCAGCACCGGGGCGCGGTCGACGCGGTGAAGGCCATCGTGAACGTGGCCCTGGCCCGCGGCAACGTGGGGCGCGACGGCGCCGGGCTCGTGCCGGTGCGCGGCCACAGTGGGGTGCAGGGCGGCGCCGAGATGGGCGCCTATGCCACCGCGCTGCCCGGCGGCATCGAGGTGACGCCCGAGCACGCCGCCGCCCTCGGCGCCCAGTGGGGCTTCGAGGTGCCGGGCCGTCCGGGCCTGACCGCCCCCGAGATGGTGGAGGCGGCCGAGCGCGGTGCGCTGGGGGTGCTGTACCTCGACGGCGGCAACTTCCTCGAGGTGCTCCCCGACCCGCCCCGGGTCGCCGCCGCCCTCGAGGGCGTCCCCCTGCGCGTGCACCAGGACATCGTGCTGTCGAGCCAGATGCTGCTGGACGGCGACGACGTGATCCTGCTGCCCGCGGCCACCCGGTACGAGCAGGAGGGCGGGGGCACCGAGACCACCACCGAGCGGCGCGTGGCCTTCTCGCCCGAGATCCCGCGCCGGGTGGGCGAGGCCCGCAGCGAGTGGCGCATCTTCGCGAACCTGGCCGGCCGGGTGCGGCCCGACCTGGCCGGCCGGTTCGCCTGGCCCGACAACCGTGCGCTCCGGGCCGAGATCGCCCGGGTCGTGCCCGTCTACGCCGGGATCGAGCGGCTCGAGCGCACCGGTGATGCCGTGCAGTGGGGCGGCCGGCACCTCTGCGCCGGGGGTGCGTTCCCGACGCCGTCCGGCCGGGGCCGCTTCAGTGCGGTGGCCGCCGGCCCGGCCGAGCTCCCGATCGGGGCGTTCCTCGTGTCGACCCGGCGTGGGCGGCAGTTCAACTCGATGGTCTTCACCGAGGTCGATCCGCTCACGGGGGCGGGCCGCGACGCCGTGTACATGGACCCCGACGACGCCGCC